In Fimbriimonadaceae bacterium, the genomic window CCGATTTCACCGGCTCGGACTGGTGCGGCTGGTGCATCAAGCTCAATAAGGAAGTTTTCTCGACCAAGGAATTCAAGACCTGGGCCGCGAAGAATGTGATTCTGCTCGAAGTCGATTTTCCGAACAGCAAGCCGCAGTCCGACAAGCTGAAGAAGCAGAACGATATGCTGCAGAAGAAGTTCAACATCGAGGGCTTCCCCACGATCGTCTTCATGAATGCTTCAGGCAAGGAAATCGGTCGCTCCGGCTACAAGGAAGGCGGGCCCAAGGCATGGACCTCTGACGCCGCCAAAATCATCAAGAAGTAAGCTCCTTTCATCCTCCCTCGGGCACTCTAGCCGAGGGAGGTACTTCAGTCGAGCCAAACTCACGGCGACGTATGCAGATCTACGCCCTCATCCTTGAGTGCCGCCTCGTCGCTTCAAGCTTAAAGGAAAAGCGCCGCCTGGTTAAGCGAAGCCTTGACCATGCCCGCAGCAACCATCGCCTCAGCGCGCGGGAAACCGACGACTTCGACCTTTGGGGCAACACCACGTTGGGATTTGCCACTATCGAGTCGACCGCATTCGCCATCGACGCCTTGTGGGACGAGCTTTGCACCTGGATCGAGTCGGAAGGTGAGATGACGATTTCAGGCGAGCAACGGCTCGCTGTTGACGTTTAGCCTTGAAGAAATGGAACCCCGGCCGGCGGGGTCCCATTGCTCGCCGAGGCGGTGTCTACTTGCGCAGATAAACCCAGACGAAGCCCGTTGCCTCGGGCTGCGCTTCTAGCTTTCCGATTTCGGTGTAGAGCTTGCTCTGGCGGTTAGCGTCGATCTTCATAGCCTTGATCTGCTTGTCGTATTCCGTCATCAAGGCCTTCTGGTAGCTCTTTGCTTTCTCGGGAGTTAGATTGCGGGAGCTCTTTTCACCGATCGACTTGAGAGCCGCTTGGTCTGCCTTCTGGTAAGCCGCGTTGTATTTCTTCTGAGCTTCCTCCATCTCCTTCTTCAGCTTGGCCAGGCGCGATTTCTCGGCGGCGGTTAGCTTCTTGGGGATGGCGGCGATTTGCGTGAAGTCGCCGAGAAGGAGGTCCAGCTTGCCGTCTCCGTTCCAGTCGGCTGCGAAGGGCTTGACGCGAACGCCTGGTCGCAAGGTCTTCATGCCGCCCGGACCTTTCGGGTCGCGCTCAACCGGCTTCCACGCTTCTTCCTCTTTCTTAATCGGGAGCAGAGCCTGCGCGGCGCCGAGATCGAGCTTCCCTTTCTCCTTCCCAGGGTACAAGTGGACGTTGCCGGCAGCGTCGCCGATCAGAAGGTCGAGGATGCCGTCGCCATTCCAATCGACAATGCACGGCCCGCCGTCGTTGGCTGCCAGCGGCTTGCCCTCGGCCGTGAAATCACCTGCCTTGGTGAAGTGGCCCTTGCCATCGTTGATCATAAGCCGGATCGGTCCAGAGATTTGGCCGACTGCCATATCCGCATCGCCATCGCCGTCCCAGTCGCCGCCACAAGGCGAAAGGGCGAGCTCATGACTCTCATAAGCGACGTTCTTGGCAATGAGCTTGGATTCCTTATCGAACTTCCCTTTACCGAGGCCCTTGAAGAAGGAAACTCCGCCGCTATACGAGCCGGAAATCAAGTCTGCGATGTTGTCGCCGTCGAGGTCCACGAACCGTGGAACCGCGCCGATGCATCACCCAGACTCGACGGTGACTTCTTTGCCGTCGGCCTTGACGGTTTCGAAGCCCGAGAATTTCGGCTGGCCGGCTACGCCGACATTACGATAAAGCCGAATCACGCCTGGACTGAACGTCCCGACAACAAGATCCTTCAGACCATCTTCGTCAAAGTCGTAAAGGATGGGGGCCAAGTGTCCGACCGGCGCCTGAATAGGCTTGCCATCGGCTTCTGCTAGAAAGGGCTCGTGCAGGTCGCCTGAAGCGACGGTGAGCGCGAGAGCAGCGAAGAATATCATGAGTTACCTCCGCGACCATTGTACGACGGTCTGAGTCAGGAAAAGCTCCTAGCACCAGTAATTCCCACACTCCGGTTGAACGCTGCAACCGGGTACCTTGATAGCCGATGTCCGTTCGCGTTCGGGCGGCGCCAAGCCCCACTGGTAGTCCCCACCTGGGCATTTTGCGCACGGCCCTTTTTGACTACCTCTTCGCTAAGCACCATGGCGGGACGATGATCCTCCGCATCGAGGACACCGACCGCACGCGCCTCGTGCCCGGCTGCGAAGAGGAAATCATGGCTTCCCTTCGATGGATGGGCATCGAATGGGATGAAGGACCGGACGTCGGCGGCCCCTATGGGCCTTACCGCCAGAGCGACCGAAAGGAAGCCGGCATCTACGCCGAACAGATTGAGAAGCTGCTCGCGAATGGGTCGGCATACAAGGCATTCGACACCCCCGAAGAGTTGGAGCAGATGCGGGAGTTCCAGCAGATCAACAAGCAGAACACCGGCTACTTTGGCGGTATTTGGCGAGACGCCACTCCGGACCAGGTGGCGCAAGCGGAGGCTGAAGGCAAGCCGGGCGTCATCCGCCTTAAGATTCCCCGAAAACAAACGATCGTCTGCCAGGACACCATTCGTGGACGAGTCGAATTTGATTCAAACACCGTCGACGATCCCGTCTTGATCAAGGCCGACGGCATGCCCACCTATCACTTCGCCGCGATGGTCGACGACCATCTGATGGGCATCACCCATATCATCCGAGGCGTTGAGTGGATCAGCTCGGCGCCAAAGCACGTGGTGCTGTTCCAGGCATTCGGCTGGGAGCCCCCTGTGTTTGTCCACGTGCAGGTCATCAATGGCAAGGATGGCAAGAAGCTCAGCAAGCGCCATGGCGACACGAGGGTATTCGACTTCCGTTCTGCCGGATACCTGCCGGAAGCCCTCGGTAACTTCATTGCGCTGATTGGCTGGGCGCCCGGCGGCGATCGAGAGCTTCTTTCACGGAAAGAGTTGATCGAAGCCTTCGATCTCGACGGCCTTCAGCCCGCTCCGGGCGTGTTCGACCCTGAAAAACTTCAGTGGATGAACGGGCATTACATTCGGCAAATGTCGCCCGAGGAACTCTTGAGCGCCTTCCGCCAGCTTTTTCAGTACGAGGAGACCCGAAGCTACTGGCAGTCTCGCTGGGACACCGAACTTGATCGAACGCTCGAGTTTGCCGACCTCCTCATCGCATCCGCCGAGCGAGACCTCGGGCTGGTCATCGAAGCGATCAGACTCGAGCAGGAGCGGGTTACGACTTTGGCCGAGTTTGGCCCAGCCTGTGCATTCTTCTTTGTCGAGGAAGTCGAAATGGATCCAAAGGCAACGGAAAAGTGGTTCGGGGAGCCCCATGTTGCCGCGCTTCTTAGCGCTCTGGAAGCGTTTGTCGATGGAAAGTCGGAAGTCACCGTCGAGGAATGTGAAACGTTTCTGAGGGGCTATGGCGAGTCCATTGGCATGGAGAAACTCGGTCCGATCGTCCATCCCACTCGCGTGGCTCTCACGGGTAAGACCGTCGGCCCTGGCTTGTTCGAACTGATGAGCGTATTGGGGCCAGATCGGATGCGCCCGCGCCTTGCACGTGCGAAAGGAATGCTCGGATGAGTCTGATGCCGGTGGTCCGCCTGGCAGCAGGAGATTCGCTCGCCGGTCGATTCCACCGCACCGTCGACGATGTCGTTCGAGTCAGCGTCGAGGAGACGATTCGTGATGTTCGTGAGCGAGGCGATGAGGCTGTCCTCGACCATGCCCGACGCTTTGACTGCCCGTCGCTCTCGCAGATCGCCGTATCGGAAGGTGAGCTCGAGTCCGCCTCGATCGCCGCACACCTGGTCAATGCCATCAGGTTTTCATCGGCTCGCGTAAGGAAGTTCCACCAGCACCAGATTCGGTGGCTCCTTCCCGACCATGACCCCCTGTGGGGCTGGAGCTGGCGGGTAGCTGCGAGCTTGGATGCCGAGGCTG contains:
- the dsbD_3 gene encoding Thiol:disulfide interchange protein DsbD; the protein is MGMRSILKISLGAAILGASLMANAGGEGWLTDWNEAVKQSKKTGKPILADFTGSDWCGWCIKLNKEVFSTKEFKTWAAKNVILLEVDFPNSKPQSDKLKKQNDMLQKKFNIEGFPTIVFMNASGKEIGRSGYKEGGPKAWTSDAAKIIKK
- the gltX gene encoding Glutamate--tRNA ligase, producing the protein MSVRVRAAPSPTGSPHLGILRTALFDYLFAKHHGGTMILRIEDTDRTRLVPGCEEEIMASLRWMGIEWDEGPDVGGPYGPYRQSDRKEAGIYAEQIEKLLANGSAYKAFDTPEELEQMREFQQINKQNTGYFGGIWRDATPDQVAQAEAEGKPGVIRLKIPRKQTIVCQDTIRGRVEFDSNTVDDPVLIKADGMPTYHFAAMVDDHLMGITHIIRGVEWISSAPKHVVLFQAFGWEPPVFVHVQVINGKDGKKLSKRHGDTRVFDFRSAGYLPEALGNFIALIGWAPGGDRELLSRKELIEAFDLDGLQPAPGVFDPEKLQWMNGHYIRQMSPEELLSAFRQLFQYEETRSYWQSRWDTELDRTLEFADLLIASAERDLGLVIEAIRLEQERVTTLAEFGPACAFFFVEEVEMDPKATEKWFGEPHVAALLSALEAFVDGKSEVTVEECETFLRGYGESIGMEKLGPIVHPTRVALTGKTVGPGLFELMSVLGPDRMRPRLARAKGMLG